One Chordicoccus furentiruminis DNA window includes the following coding sequences:
- a CDS encoding PHP domain-containing protein, with amino-acid sequence MFQSLFEDRGRWYKGNLHMHTTRSDGQRSPREAVEEYRRHGYDFVAVTDHRKPSRTIEPGQSGPVGEEGGDIVSAGSMLLLAGVEWDNGGANTDRPDDVPTYHILGIGMKENRGIDYSRTPHPAPQAIADAIRADGGLVILAHPAWSVMDPGGILNLKGLTAAEIYNSVSDLPFNGRRADSSAWFDIWATSYGRLVPAVASDDAHAYEGDQCVAATMVNAVALTSETVKDALRAGNFYATQRPVIHELALDREKGTVHLECSEDVTTAVFLSNAIWTPERVTVMKNGKTDYRITSEESYLRAELITWDGRRAWTSPFAVK; translated from the coding sequence ATGTTTCAATCTCTCTTTGAGGACCGGGGCCGCTGGTACAAAGGCAATCTGCATATGCATACGACTCGTTCGGACGGCCAGAGGAGTCCGCGGGAAGCGGTGGAGGAATACAGGCGGCACGGTTATGACTTTGTGGCTGTTACGGACCACAGAAAGCCGTCACGCACGATTGAGCCGGGGCAGTCCGGGCCGGTCGGAGAAGAGGGCGGCGACATCGTTTCCGCCGGTTCGATGCTTCTTTTGGCGGGCGTCGAGTGGGACAACGGCGGCGCCAACACGGATCGGCCGGACGACGTTCCGACGTATCACATTCTCGGGATCGGCATGAAAGAAAACCGGGGGATCGACTACAGCCGGACGCCTCATCCGGCGCCTCAGGCGATCGCCGACGCAATCCGGGCGGACGGGGGCCTTGTGATCCTCGCGCATCCGGCCTGGTCGGTGATGGATCCCGGCGGCATCCTCAATCTGAAGGGGCTGACAGCGGCTGAGATCTACAATTCCGTTTCGGATCTTCCGTTCAACGGCCGCCGGGCGGATTCCTCCGCGTGGTTTGATATCTGGGCGACGAGCTACGGAAGGCTTGTGCCGGCGGTCGCGAGCGACGACGCCCATGCCTATGAGGGCGACCAGTGCGTGGCAGCCACGATGGTCAACGCGGTGGCGCTGACGTCGGAGACCGTGAAGGATGCGCTCCGGGCGGGTAACTTTTACGCGACCCAGCGCCCGGTCATTCATGAGCTGGCGCTGGACCGGGAAAAAGGAACCGTTCATCTGGAGTGCTCGGAGGATGTGACGACTGCGGTTTTCCTCAGCAACGCGATCTGGACGCCGGAGCGCGTGACCGTCATGAAAAACGGAAAGACGGACTACAGGATCACATCGGAGGAGTCGTATCTGCGCGCGGAGCTGATCACATGGGACGGCAGGCGGGCCTGGACTTCTCCCTTTGCGGTAAAGTGA
- a CDS encoding HD domain-containing protein, whose product MSRERNGLSKESEVPGESGKEKTGSGRGAAGPDREADTAAILAPLADDPRTLRMKRFIQHGRITTYDHCMAVARLSDRIDRTLHFHSHRSDLIRGAFLHDYYLYDWHVHGDRLHGFHHPAIACSRASEDFDLDEREKKIIRSHMWPLTLLHAPTCREAVIVCIADKVCSTKETLFCR is encoded by the coding sequence ATGAGTAGGGAACGAAACGGGCTTTCGAAAGAATCGGAAGTTCCCGGCGAAAGCGGGAAGGAGAAGACGGGATCCGGAAGAGGCGCGGCCGGACCGGACCGGGAGGCGGATACGGCCGCGATTCTGGCTCCTCTCGCGGACGATCCGCGGACGCTGCGTATGAAGCGGTTCATCCAGCACGGAAGGATCACGACCTATGATCACTGTATGGCGGTGGCCAGACTGAGCGACCGGATCGACCGGACGCTGCATTTTCATTCCCACCGGAGCGATCTGATCCGGGGCGCGTTCCTGCACGATTATTACCTGTATGACTGGCACGTGCACGGCGACCGTCTGCACGGATTTCACCATCCCGCAATCGCCTGCAGCCGGGCCTCGGAGGACTTTGATCTGGACGAGAGGGAAAAAAAGATCATCCGGAGCCATATGTGGCCGCTGACGCTGCTTCACGCGCCGACATGCAGGGAGGCGGTCATCGTCTGCATCGCGGACAAGGTCTGCTCGACGAAAGAGACGCTGTTCTGCCGCTGA
- the argC gene encoding N-acetyl-gamma-glutamyl-phosphate reductase translates to MKKVRIYIDGQSGTTGLEIYERIGMRDDLELLRIDEDKRHDREERRRFLNAADLVFLCLPDAGAEEAVSLIDNPDVRVIDASTAHRTAEGWDYGFPELSKEQRARIASSRRVANPGCHATGFISTAAPLVRMGILPQDAPVTCFSLTGYSGGGKKMIAAYEAERRAPELSAPGLYGLTLRHKHLPEMMKLSGLRHAPVFLPVVDDYYRGMATTVMLQNRMLNGQPTAEEICGKLSGYYRDEHFVSVLPFGSQGGTLYADRLAGTNRLEIAVCGNEEQTTVTALFDNLGKGASGAAVQNMNIMLGLPETTGLE, encoded by the coding sequence ATGAAAAAGGTCAGAATCTATATTGACGGACAGAGCGGGACGACAGGACTTGAGATCTATGAGCGCATCGGCATGCGGGACGATCTTGAACTTCTCAGGATCGATGAGGACAAGCGCCACGACAGAGAGGAACGGCGCCGCTTTCTGAATGCGGCGGATCTTGTATTCCTCTGCCTTCCCGACGCCGGAGCGGAGGAGGCGGTGTCTCTGATCGACAACCCGGATGTCCGTGTGATCGACGCCTCGACGGCTCACCGGACGGCGGAGGGCTGGGACTACGGATTCCCGGAGCTTTCGAAGGAACAGCGCGCGCGGATCGCGTCGAGCCGCCGCGTCGCCAATCCGGGGTGCCACGCGACCGGCTTTATCTCCACGGCGGCTCCTCTGGTGCGGATGGGAATCCTTCCGCAGGATGCGCCGGTCACCTGCTTCTCGCTGACGGGGTATTCAGGCGGAGGAAAGAAGATGATCGCCGCCTATGAGGCGGAGAGACGCGCGCCGGAGCTGTCCGCTCCCGGACTCTACGGACTCACGCTCCGGCACAAGCATCTGCCGGAGATGATGAAGCTGTCCGGTCTCCGTCACGCGCCGGTCTTTCTGCCGGTTGTGGACGACTACTACCGCGGAATGGCGACGACAGTCATGCTGCAGAACCGGATGCTGAACGGACAGCCGACCGCGGAGGAGATCTGCGGGAAGCTCTCCGGATACTACAGAGATGAGCACTTCGTGTCGGTGCTTCCGTTCGGGAGTCAGGGCGGCACGCTGTACGCGGACCGTCTCGCCGGTACGAACCGGCTGGAGATCGCGGTCTGCGGGAACGAGGAACAGACGACGGTGACGGCGCTCTTTGATAATCTCGGCAAGGGCGCTTCGGGCGCGGCCGTTCAGAACATGAATATCATGCTGGGCCTTCCGGAGACGACGGGCCTCGAGTGA
- the glmS gene encoding glutamine--fructose-6-phosphate transaminase (isomerizing): MCGIVGYVGTRQAAPILLDGLARLEYRGYDSAGIAVRDGDGVPTIVKAKGRLSNLRAKTDNGLTVPGCCGIGHTRWATHGEPSETNAHPHYSDDKNVVGVHNGIIENYQELKTKLLHHNYTFYSETDTEVAVKLIDYYYKKYEGTPVDAINHALVRIRGSYALALMFRDYPGEIYVARKDSPMILGVADDGTYVGSDVPAIMNHTRNIYYIGNMELGRLTRDGITFYNLDGDEIQKEMQTVEWDAASAEKGGYEHFMIKEIHEQPKAIRDTMNAYVKDGAICLDALKLEQGALGKLDRLYIVACGSAYHVATVGKYVIEKITDVPVEVDFASEFRYRSPKLVKNSLVVIISQSGETADSLAALRLAKQLGCLTLAIVNVIGSSIAREADHVMYTYAGPEIAVATTKAYSCQLIAVYLLALAVAEEEGKLPDERLAQYLEAMGQLPDQISRIIEDKERIQWFAAKFANAQNAFFIGRGIDYAISLEGSLKMKEVSYVHSEAYAAGELKHGTISLIENGTLVIGVCTQSDLYEKTRSNMVEVKSRGAYLMGLTSAGNYNIEDTADFVVYIPKTEEIFTPSLAVVPLQLMGYYLSVARGLDVDKPRNLAKSVTVE; the protein is encoded by the coding sequence ATGTGCGGAATTGTTGGATACGTAGGGACGAGACAGGCGGCGCCGATCCTGCTGGACGGGCTCGCCAGACTGGAATACAGAGGGTACGATTCGGCTGGCATCGCAGTGCGTGACGGCGATGGCGTTCCGACGATCGTCAAGGCGAAGGGGAGGCTTTCAAATCTCCGTGCCAAGACGGACAACGGACTGACCGTGCCAGGGTGCTGCGGCATCGGCCACACGCGCTGGGCGACGCACGGGGAGCCTTCCGAGACGAACGCCCATCCGCATTACAGCGATGACAAGAATGTGGTCGGCGTACACAACGGCATCATTGAAAACTACCAGGAGCTGAAGACGAAGCTGCTGCATCATAACTATACTTTCTACTCCGAGACCGATACGGAAGTCGCCGTAAAGCTGATCGACTACTATTACAAAAAGTACGAAGGCACGCCGGTGGATGCAATCAACCACGCGCTGGTCCGAATCCGCGGCTCCTATGCGCTGGCCCTGATGTTCAGGGACTATCCCGGCGAGATCTATGTCGCGCGGAAGGACAGCCCGATGATCCTCGGCGTCGCGGACGACGGCACATATGTCGGATCGGACGTCCCGGCCATCATGAACCACACAAGAAACATTTACTATATCGGCAACATGGAACTGGGCCGTCTCACCCGTGACGGCATCACGTTCTATAACCTTGACGGCGATGAGATTCAGAAGGAAATGCAGACCGTCGAGTGGGATGCCGCATCGGCCGAAAAAGGCGGGTACGAGCATTTCATGATCAAGGAAATTCACGAGCAGCCGAAGGCGATCCGGGATACGATGAACGCGTATGTGAAGGACGGCGCGATTTGTCTGGATGCGCTGAAGCTTGAGCAGGGCGCGCTGGGAAAGCTTGACCGTCTCTACATCGTGGCCTGCGGCTCCGCCTATCATGTCGCGACGGTGGGCAAGTATGTGATCGAAAAGATCACGGACGTACCGGTGGAGGTGGATTTTGCCTCCGAGTTCCGCTACCGCTCGCCGAAGCTTGTAAAAAATTCGCTTGTGGTGATCATCTCCCAGTCCGGCGAGACGGCGGATTCCCTCGCGGCGCTCCGGCTCGCAAAGCAGCTGGGCTGCCTGACGCTGGCGATCGTCAACGTCATCGGGTCCTCGATCGCGCGAGAGGCGGATCATGTGATGTACACCTATGCCGGTCCGGAGATCGCTGTCGCGACGACAAAGGCGTACAGCTGCCAGCTGATCGCGGTGTATCTGCTCGCGCTGGCTGTCGCGGAAGAGGAAGGAAAGCTGCCGGACGAGCGTCTTGCGCAGTATCTTGAGGCGATGGGGCAGCTTCCGGATCAGATCAGCCGGATCATCGAGGACAAGGAACGGATTCAGTGGTTCGCGGCGAAGTTTGCGAACGCGCAGAACGCCTTCTTCATCGGGCGGGGCATCGACTACGCGATCAGCCTCGAGGGAAGCCTCAAGATGAAGGAAGTGAGCTACGTTCACTCTGAAGCCTACGCGGCCGGCGAGCTGAAGCACGGCACGATTTCGCTGATCGAAAACGGCACGCTGGTCATCGGTGTGTGCACCCAGAGCGATCTTTACGAGAAGACGCGCAGCAATATGGTCGAGGTGAAGAGCCGCGGCGCCTACCTGATGGGACTGACGTCGGCGGGCAACTACAACATCGAGGATACGGCGGATTTTGTCGTCTATATTCCGAAGACAGAAGAAATCTTTACCCCGTCTCTGGCGGTGGTGCCGCTGCAGCTGATGGGCTATTATCTGTCGGTGGCCAGAGGACTCGATGTGGACAAGCCGCGGAATCTGGCGAAGAGCGTCACGGTGGAGTGA
- a CDS encoding NYN domain-containing protein: MEEERKLALLIDSDNVSSKYLNGIFDELSQYGIVTYRRIYGDFTNPANARWSTKLLEKSIIPIQQFSNTTGKNATDSALIIDAMDLLYNSNVDGFCIVSSDSDFTRLASRLRESGKIVIGMGEKKTPDSFRAACTVFTELENVLANETTSPTSRDAIVADIINIITKNDNNGKTTGPGEIGSRLQSKYPDFDIRTFGYSQLSKFLEDIPELDVTKSRNSITVSLKDDSDEDDEVIRDIRDIVRSRGKKGIALAPLGQEIRRKHQGFNVKLYGYSQLYKFIDSIPGLIIRGESTNRKVFAEQPEAPRN, translated from the coding sequence ATGGAAGAAGAAAGAAAACTGGCGCTGCTCATCGATTCGGACAATGTGTCCTCAAAATACCTCAACGGTATTTTCGATGAGCTGTCTCAGTACGGCATTGTCACCTATCGCCGGATCTACGGCGATTTCACGAATCCGGCCAACGCGCGCTGGAGCACGAAGCTGCTGGAGAAGTCCATCATTCCGATCCAGCAGTTTTCCAACACCACCGGCAAGAATGCCACCGACAGCGCGCTGATCATCGACGCGATGGACCTGCTCTACAACTCCAACGTCGACGGCTTCTGCATCGTAAGCTCAGACAGCGACTTTACGCGTCTCGCCTCCCGTCTCCGCGAGTCCGGCAAGATCGTCATCGGGATGGGCGAGAAGAAGACGCCGGATTCCTTCCGCGCCGCCTGCACGGTTTTCACCGAGCTCGAAAACGTGCTGGCCAACGAGACGACGTCGCCGACCAGCCGGGACGCGATTGTCGCGGATATCATCAACATCATCACAAAGAACGACAACAACGGGAAGACGACCGGACCCGGTGAAATCGGCAGCCGGCTACAGAGCAAATACCCGGATTTCGACATCCGGACCTTCGGCTACAGTCAGCTGAGCAAATTCCTCGAGGATATCCCGGAACTGGATGTCACCAAATCAAGAAACTCCATCACCGTCTCGCTGAAGGATGATTCCGACGAGGACGATGAAGTGATCCGTGACATCCGCGACATCGTCAGGAGCCGCGGAAAAAAAGGCATCGCACTGGCGCCCCTCGGTCAGGAAATCCGCCGGAAGCATCAGGGTTTCAACGTCAAGCTTTACGGATACTCCCAGCTCTACAAGTTCATCGACTCGATCCCGGGCCTCATAATCCGGGGCGAATCGACCAACCGGAAAGTCTTCGCGGAACAGCCGGAGGCTCCGCGGAACTGA
- a CDS encoding UTP--glucose-1-phosphate uridylyltransferase, which produces MERQDVYARLKALHEEHLLRFFGDLTPDEQQAFLAQLSSTDFSCLASFPHRTDPVRHGVFSPLPAMRLDDIHAQRDAFRTRGLEAAEKGSLGAVLLAGGMGTRLGADGPKGVFDIGVTHPVYIFQRIFENLMYAATRIGRPVHLAVMTSDRNDGETRSFLSSHAFFGYPADYVHFFRQEMAPAVDEEGHLLLEAPGRLATSPNGNGGWLRSMAASGILDLFCRDGVRWLNVFAVDNVLQNICDPIFFGATLESGRPCGAKVVRKAGPEEKVGVMCLEDGRPTVVEYYELTDEMRNARDGQGRYLYDFGVINNYLFRIEDAVRVMNGSMPLHFAHKKIDCIDEKGRPVHPKEPNGWKFEYFIFDLIHELDGCLPFEVERDREFAPIKNRTGVDSVESARALLIRNGFRL; this is translated from the coding sequence GATGTATACGCCAGGCTGAAGGCGCTCCATGAGGAGCACCTTCTTCGCTTTTTCGGAGATCTGACGCCGGATGAACAGCAGGCGTTCCTCGCTCAGCTGTCATCCACGGATTTTTCCTGCCTTGCCTCTTTTCCGCACAGAACTGATCCGGTGCGTCACGGAGTCTTCTCTCCGCTGCCCGCGATGCGGCTGGATGACATCCACGCGCAGCGGGACGCATTCCGGACGCGCGGCCTTGAGGCGGCGGAAAAAGGTTCGCTGGGCGCGGTTCTGCTCGCCGGCGGGATGGGGACAAGACTCGGTGCCGACGGCCCGAAAGGCGTCTTCGATATCGGGGTCACGCATCCGGTCTATATCTTTCAGCGGATTTTCGAAAATCTGATGTACGCCGCGACGCGGATCGGCCGGCCGGTTCATCTGGCGGTCATGACAAGTGACCGGAACGACGGGGAAACCCGCTCGTTTCTCTCATCCCACGCTTTCTTCGGCTATCCGGCTGACTATGTCCATTTTTTCCGTCAGGAGATGGCGCCGGCTGTCGACGAGGAGGGGCATCTCCTTCTCGAGGCGCCCGGACGTCTCGCGACCTCTCCGAACGGAAACGGCGGCTGGCTTCGCTCGATGGCGGCTTCCGGCATCCTGGATCTCTTCTGCAGGGATGGAGTCCGCTGGCTCAACGTCTTTGCCGTTGACAATGTGCTTCAGAATATCTGCGATCCCATCTTCTTCGGCGCCACTCTGGAAAGCGGCCGTCCCTGCGGGGCAAAGGTCGTAAGAAAGGCCGGCCCGGAAGAGAAAGTAGGCGTGATGTGTCTCGAAGACGGCCGCCCGACAGTCGTGGAATACTACGAGCTGACCGACGAAATGCGGAACGCACGGGACGGGCAGGGCCGCTATCTGTATGATTTCGGCGTCATCAACAACTACCTCTTCCGGATCGAAGACGCCGTCCGTGTCATGAACGGCTCGATGCCGCTGCATTTTGCCCACAAAAAGATTGACTGCATCGATGAAAAGGGACGTCCTGTTCATCCGAAGGAACCCAACGGCTGGAAATTCGAGTATTTTATTTTTGATCTGATTCACGAACTGGACGGCTGCCTGCCGTTTGAAGTGGAACGGGACAGGGAATTTGCTCCGATCAAGAACCGTACCGGCGTCGATTCGGTTGAATCGGCCCGTGCCCTGCTGATCCGGAACGGCTTCCGGCTCTGA